The DNA window CGTCGCCGGTGAAGAGCATGTCGAGCGTCGCGCCCGCGAACGCGCTCTTGGGGACGTTCGTCTCCAGCTGGGAGGCGAGCTGGCGGTGGTTCTTCACGTAGATCTTGTCGGTGAACGCCACGGCTTGCCCGCCCGTAGACCGCCGGGACTCAAAAGGAGCGTGGTCGCCGCGACGCGTTCGGCCGTTCTCGGGAGCCCGCATGACGGACCGATCGGTGTCTTGTTTTGGACGGCGAACGAACCCGTTCGCGATGGTCTCGCTTCGAGAGGCGTCGACGGAGGACGCTACCCGGATGGCTCGCATCCAGTCCGAGTCGCTTCGACGGAACGCACGCGAGGAGTACACCGAGGAGCAACTCGATCGGTTGGCACCCCCGGATCCCGACGCCGACGCGATTCCCGACGCCGAGTTCTCCGACGACTCCCGTCGTCCCGTCGTCGCCGAAAAGGACGGTGCCGTCGTCGGCTGGGGGAGCGTCCATCTCGACGAGGACACGCTGGCAGCGACGTTCGTCGACCCCGATCACGCCGGGGAAGGCGTCGGACGGGCGATCGTCGAGGAACTCGAAGACATCGCTCGAAGGGAGGGCACGGCGGAGCTCGTCGTTCCGGCGTCGTTGAACGCGGTCGGGTTCTACGAGACGCTCGGGTTCGAGAGACGGCGACGGATCGACGCCGGAGCCCCCGATACGCCGGAGATTCCGAGCATCGAACTGACGAAGGAGCTCGACTGAACGCTCGGTTCGCGTCCCTCGACGACCCGCCGTGTCACCTCAAATCGTGTCCGGTGGTTAACCATTGAGTGACCAGTGAGTGACCAGTGAGTGGCCGGTGAGTGGGACCTCGACCGAGACCGAGCGCCCGAGCCGTGCGTTTATGCGGCCGCGACGCCAACCTGCGGCCGAATGGCCGAGCAGCCCTCCAGGGAGGACCGGACGGTCGAGACGCCGGATTCGGTGGAGCCGACCGGAGACTCCGCCGTCGACGAGGACGCCGTCACCGACCCCGCCGTCGACGAGAACCTCAAGCGCCGGCTCCGGGAGGCGTACCTCAACGACGAGGAGGACGCGCTCGTCGTGACCGCGGTCCGCATGGAGGGCGACGAGGTCGTCGTCGAGACCCGGCCGCCACACGGCGAGACGACGCACGTCGAGCGGTTCGACGCGCCGCGACACGGCTCGCTCGAGGAGTGTACGGAGTTCCTCGGGTTCCTCGAGGTCGCGGGCGTCTCCCCGCTCGACCTCGACGACCTCGTCGGCGCGCGCGTACCCGCGACGTTCGATCCCGAGACGGGATGGCGCGTGAGGCGGGCGGCGGATCGGACCGCCGAGGGCGACGCCGCCGGAGGCGACGCCGACGCCGCAGGCCCCGGCTCGTCAGCCCGGCGAACCGTCCGGTCGGGGTGGTCGGCGACCGTCGAGTGGGTCCGCGAGTACCGCGACTGGGTGATCGCGGTGCTTCTGGTCGGCGGCGAGCTGCTCTTCATCGCGCTGATCGTCGTCCTGTTCGCGTGAGTGCGCGCCGAACGGGTCCCGTGGGTCGCGACCGCCGGGCTATCGGTCGGCTCAGATCCCCCAGATCGCCACGATCCCGAGGGTCGTCACGACCGAGAGCAGGAGCTGGAGCGGTCCGCCGACGCGCAGGAAGTCCGTGAACTCGTAGCCGCCCGGACCGTACACCATCAGGTTCGTCTGATACCCCACGGGGGTCATGAACGAGGTGGCGGACGCGAAGGTCACGGCGAGGAGGAACGTGAACCCGCTGGCGTCGAGCCTCGCGGCCGCGTCGACCGCGATCGGGATCATCAACACGACCGTCGCCACCGGCGTGATCACGTTCGCGAGCAGCCCCGTGACGACGTAAAACAGGAACAACACGGCCACGAGCGGGAGGACGGCACCGGTCGCGACGAGCGCCTCGGCGAGCAGCGCGGCCCCGCCGGTCGCCTCCATCGCGAGCCCGAGCGGGATCACGCCGGCCAGGAGGAAGACGACGTTCCACGAGACCGCGTCGTAGGCGTCCGCCGAGGAGAGACAGCCCGTGACGACCATCGCGAACACCCCGCCGAGCGCGGCGATCACGATCGGGAGGACGTCGAGGGCGGCCAGCCCGACCACGGCGACCATGATCGCGACGGCGACGGGCGTCTCCGGCGAGAGCGGGGCGATCTGCTCCGGGTCCGCCTCGTCGAGCCGGTCGAGCGCGTCCTCGGGGATCACGAGGAGGTCGTCGCTCTCGGCGAAGTACTCGACCGACTCCGGCGTGGTCTGTACCAGGAGCAGGTCGCCCGCCTCCAGCGTGACTTCGTCGAGATCGGTCCGGATCAGGTCGCTTCCCCGCCGGATCGCGAGCACCGTCATGCCGTGGAACGCCTCCAGGCGGGCCTCGGAGAGCGTCTCGCCGAGGAACCGCGACGTCTCGGGGACCACGGCCTTCCCGAGCCGGTCGGGCGAGTCCGCGTCGGCGAGCGTCTCCCCCGTGACCCCGCCGCGGTCGGCGCGCTCCAACCCGAACCGCCGCCACAACCGATTCACCGCCGTTCTCGAGCCGTTGACGACGACCACGTCCCCGGGTCGAAACCGCTGGTCGGTCTCCGCGGCGAGGAACGTCTCCCCGTTTCGCCGGACCCGGAGCGGGGTCACGGCCGCGTCGGTCCGGTCGTCGAGCCCCTCGATGGGGCGATCGACCAGCGGCGACTCCGGACCGACCTCGAGTTCCGCGAGGAAGTCCTCGAGCTCGAACTCCTCGACGAGGTCCACGTCCGCCGGGATCCGCGCCGGTGTGAGCCACCGGCCGACGGTCATCAGGTACGCCAGCCCGACGACGAGCACGACCGCGCCGAGCGCGGTGAACTCGAACATCCCGATCGGCCCCCGGTCGAGCAGCGTGGCGGCGAACTCGCTGGCCAGCAGGTTCGTCGAGGTGCCGATCAGCGTCAGCGTGCCGCCGAGGATCGCGGCGTACGACAGCGGCAGGAGGAGCTTCGAGGGCGAGACGCCGGTCTCGCGCGCCAGGTCGGTGATCATCGGGATGAACACCGCGACGACCGGGGTGTTGTTGATGACCCCCGCGATCGGTCCGGTGGTCCCGATCGTCGCCGCCAGCGCGCGCGTCTCGCTGCCGCGGGTGAGCCGCGCGAGGTGGACCCCGAGCCGCTGTACCAGCCCCGTCCGCTGGACCCCCGCGCTCAGCATGTACATCGCGACGATGGTGACCGTCGCGGTGTTCGCGAACCCGGAGATGGCCTCGCGCGCGCCGACGCCCGTCCACGGCTCCAGCGCCGCGAGCGCGACGACGATCCCGATCGCGGTGACGTCGTTGGGGATGACCTCGGAGACGAAAAGCGCCAGCGCGACGCCGATCAGCGCGAAGACGACGAGCGCGGCGGTCGGAACGCCGGGGGGAACCATGGCCGATCCACTCGGAGCGGCGGTATATGATTTCGGTCAGGAGTCACGTGGCCGTCGCTCGGATGTCGGACGTGGCCGTCGCTCGGCCGTCGGCGTTCGACTCGGAGAAGCGACGCGTCGTACTACTCGATGTGGCCTTCACGGCGGAGCTGGTCGGCCTGGTCGTCGGTGTAGCGCCACTCGACGTTGGCCTTCTCGTCCTGCCAGGACCACGGTTCCGCGAGGACGACGTCGCCCTCGTTGATCCACGTTCGATACTTCATTCGGCCGGGGATCCGCCCCAGCCGCTCCTTGCCGTCCACACACCGGAGGCGGACGTGGTTGCCGCCGAGGTGCTCGGTCACGACGGCGAACACTTCGTCATCTGAGGGCATTCGGAGGTTCCGACGCCCGGATTCTTCGCTCACGCCGTTCGGTAGGAGGCACGCCCGTATAAGTGATGGGAGACGCGAGCGCGCGAGCACCATGGGTTTCCGTGCCACGAGAGGCGGTGACGCGGGAACGGGGTCTTCAGGGAGGTCACCCGAGGACGACGGGGTCACCCGAAGACGACGTCGACCTGCGCGCGCGTCTCCGCCTCGTCGCCGGAGTTGTCGACGACGACCACGTCGCCGTCCGTATCTCGGGCTGAGTCGCCCGTGTCGATCCGGTCGAACGTCTCCTTGAAGTGGAGGTGGACGTCGAAGTCGGCGTCGCTTATCCCGTCGCGACGGCGGATCCGCTCCTCGACGACCGACTCCTCGCACTCGACTTTCACCAGCGCGAACCGGTCGGCCACGCGGTCGGCGGTCTCGCTCGCGGCCGCTCGGAACCGCGCGTCAGCGAACGTGGCGTCGAGGACGACCGACTCCCCCTCGGCCACGCGAGCGCGAGCGCGGTCGAGGAGCTCCTCGTACACGGCCTCCGTCTCCTCCTCGGCGTAGGTCGGCTCGGGAAACAGTTCCTTGCGGATCACGTCCGTGCGGAGGATCCGCGCGTCGACGTGGTCTGCCACCCGCTCGGCGACGGTCGTCTTCCCGACGCCCGGCAGCCCGCAGACGACGACGAGATCCCCCGCCCCGGATCCGTCCTGACTCATTCGAGAGGAGGGTCCGTCGAGACGCACATGAACCTTCCCCTCGGCCGTCGGTGGTCCCCGCCGTCGGGTCGAACGAAGCCTTCAAACCGCGTCCGGGCGACCGCTCCTCCATGGACGGACTCACGTTCGAGCAGGAGACGGAACAGCTCTCGCCGATCGTCGTCGTCGCGACGATCGCGTTGATCGCCGTCTTCGTCGTCGGATTGGCGTATCAGGCGATCGGCCTCGTGGTCTGAGCGGCCGGCCGACGTCAAAGAGTAAAGTGTCTCACCGCCGGAGACGACCGTATGGCCAGCAGGGAGATAGACGACGTGGACAAGGCGATCCTGTACGCGCTTCAGGAGGACGCTCGAAACGCGTCGTCCGGGGACATCGCGGAGCGGACCGACACCTCCGACAGCACCGTTCGAAAGCGCATCCGGCGGCTCGAATCCGACGGCGTGATCAAGGGGTACAGCGCCAACGTCGACTACCAGCGGTCGGGGTACCCGCTCCGCATGTTGCTCTACTGTACGGCCTCGATCCCGGAACGCGGCGACCTCATTCCCGACGTGCTGGCGATCGACGGCGTCGTCTCGGTCCAGGAGCTGGTCACCGGCGAACAGAACCTCCTCGTGACCGCCGTCGGCGAGACGGACGGCGACATCACGTCGGTCGCACAGAAGCTCCTCGACATGGGCCTCACGGTCGCCGACGAGGTGCTCGTTCGAACCCACGAGACGACGCCGTTCGGCGAGTTCGACGCCGGGAACCGACCGACCGACGACGCCTGAAGACGATCGCCGCCGACCCCCGTGAGGGACCGATCCCCCGGCGTTCGGGCGAGCGAACCCGACCTCCTGCCGACTCCGATACACGATCGCGCATAACTATAACGTTCTATAATCATGGATTTTCGAACGGTTTGTGAATATAGACAGCCTTATTAGGCATATCGTTCTCTAATGGGATAGAAAACGACCGGATCCGGATTCGGGTCGCCCGACGGTCGGAACCGGTCGTCTCACGGATCGAACGATGTCAGGACGCACCTCGAACCCGACGGTCGGAGCGCTCCCGGACGCGACGGCGGACTCGCCGGTCGTGCCGGTCGCACTGACGTGGCTCGTGTGGTCGCTGTTCGCCGCGAGCGTCGTCGTCCTGTTCGCTCGAGTCCGACTCGACGCCGCCTGGGAGGTCCCAGGCGTGGTCGGGATCGACGGTCTCACTGCGCTGATGTGGGTCGTCGTCACGTTCTTCAGCGGCGTCGTTCACAGCTACTCGCGCCGGTACATGGCCGGCAGCGCCCACGAGGTGGACTTCTTCCTCGCCGTGTTCGGCTTCACCGTGACCGTGATGGCGCTCGTGGCCGCCGACCACGTCGTCCTGTTCGCGCTCGCGTGGCTGACGATGGGGCTGGTGATGGCGCGGCTCGTCGGGACGATGGACGGCTGGAAGCAGGCACGGGTCGCCGCGAACGTCGCCCGCACCTACTTCCTCGCGAGCAGCGCGCTCCTCGCCGTCTCGCTGGCAACGCTGTGGCACGCGACCGGCGCGACGACGGTCTCCGGCATCGCCGCTGCCGCCGACGGTCTCGGCGGCCCGACGTGGGCCGTCGCCGCGATCGCGCTCGTCCTCGCGGCGATGATCCAGTCCGCGCTCGTCCCGTTCCACGGCTGGCTGCTCTCCTCGATGACCGCCCCGACGCCCGCCTCGGCGCTGATGCACGCCGGCTTCGTCAACGCGGGCGGCGTCCTGTTGATCCGGTTCGCCCCCGTCGTGACCGTCGACGCCGCCCTCATGCTCGGCATCGTGGTCGTCGGCGCGACGAGCGCCCTGCTCGGGAAGCTGCTCAAGGCCGTCCAGTCGGACGTCAAGAGCGAACTGGCCTGCTCGACGGTCGGACAGATGGGCTTCATGATCATGCAGGCCGGGCTCGGCTTCTTCGGGGCCGCCGTCACCCACCTGATCCTCCACGGGTTCTACAAGGCGTACCACTTCCTCGGCGCGGGCGGCCGGATCGAACGCACCGCGCCGACGGGAGGCGAGCCTCGCGAGACGAGCGCCGCGGGGGTCGCCGTCGTCCTGGCGACCGGGCTGGCCGGCGGCGCGACGTTCGCGGCGCTCACCGGGAAGGGCACGAGCGTCGACAGCGGGCTCCTCCTCGTGGCGTTCGTCGTGCTCACCACGCTCCACGCGGCCCGCGGTGCCGTCGACCGCGTCTCGCTTCCGGCGACGGTCCGCTACGGCGCGGTCCCGGCCGTCTTCCTCCCGGCCATCGCCGTCTACGCGCTCGTCTACGAGGCCGTCTCGGCCGTCCTCTCCGGCCTGCCGGTCGTCGCGGCCCCGACCGAACTGCGCGCCCTCCACGTGCTCGTCGCGCTCGCGTTCGGCGCCGCCTACGTCGCGATGGAGGCCGGACTCCACGAGCGCAGCCGGCGTCTCTACGTCGCGCTGGTGAACGCGAGCCGGCCGCATTCAGGCACCCTGTTGACCAGCACGGGGGAGTACGATGAGCACTGACCGCGCCGTCGAGGACGGCATCGAGCGGGCGGCGGCCACCGTCGGATCGGTCTGGCCGATCCACTCGTTCGTCACGGCCAACCCGCTCGCGGGCTTCGAGGACGTGTCGTTCGACGAGGCCGTCGCGCAGGCCTCGGACCTCTTCGGCGGCCGCGGCTACCCGCGTCCGGAGACGCTCCGGGCCGCCCTGGCGGACGGGCGGATCGACCGCGAGGTGCTCGACGCCGAGCTGGCCGCGCGGGGCTTGGAGGAGCGCCCCGAGGCCCTGCTCGAGCGCATGGACGCGGCGGACGGTCCGGGTCCCGACGCGGAGCCCGCCGATCCCGACGCGGAGCGGGTCGACCGCGTCCTGACGAAGTGGCTGTCGGCGTTCCTCGACGAGGGCAGCGCGAAGTGGCCGATGCCGGACCGCGAGGACGGGTTCTACGACGCCTTCCGGTCGGTCGCGCCCCACGACGGACGGATACCCGACGACGGAGTCGTCGCCGACCTGCCGGCGTCGCCGCTCGCCGCCATCGAGTCCGCGCTGGAGCCGTACCCCGAGAGCCAGTGGGTTCCCCTCTTCGAGGAGCAGTTCGCCGCGCTTCCCGGCTGGACCGGCCTCATCAAGCGGCGTGCCGACGACGAGGGCGAGTGGCAGTCGGCGTTCCCGATCACGCTCGAGGGGTACCTCGCCGTCCGTCTCGCGCTCGCGGACGGGTTCGGCGTCGACCTCGAGCCGTCGACCGGCCCCGACGAAACGGGGACCGAAACGGGCGACGAGGTCGCCGACGCGTTCCTGTGCGCGTGGGAGGCGAGCTACCGTGGCGAGATCGTCGAGCACGTCGCGGCCGAGAGCGAGGCGCTCGCCGCTGCCGGCCCCTCGGCCGACGCTCCCGAAGCCGACGCTCCCGCGGCCGATCGCCCGGATGCACAGCTCGTCTTCTGTATCGACACGCGGTCGGAGGTCATCCGGCGGCACCTCGAGGCCACCGGCGCGTACGAGACCCACGGCTACGCGGGCTTCTTCGGCGTGCCGATCGAGTACCGGGGGTACGGTTCCGAGGCGTCCGTCGACGCCTGCCCGCCGATCCTCGACCCGCAACACCGCATCACCGAGACGCCCACCGACGAGGACGCCAGAGCGAGTCGCGACCGCTGGTCGACCCTCCGGGAGGCCGCCGGCGGGATAGTCGAGGCGCTGAAGGGCAACCCCGCCACCGCCTTCGGCTTCGTCGAGAACGCCGGCGGAGGATACGGGGCGGCGCTCGCGGCCCGCACGCTCGTCCCCGGTCGCGTCCGCGACCTGCTGGGTCGGGTTGGGGACGCGGTGCCCGACGACCACGAGTTCTGCGAGCCGGCCCTCGACCACGAGCACGCCGACGGCGACCTCCCGGCCGGTCTGACACACGAGGAGAAGCTCGAGTACGCCGCGACCGCCTTCGAGCTGATGGGATGGGAGACGTTCGGCCGGCTCGTCGTCTTCACCGGCCACGCCAGCGAGACGACCAACAACCCCTACGACTCGAGCCTGGACTGCGGCGCGTGCGCCGGCAACCCCGGCGGTCCGAACGCGCGGGTGCTCGCGGTCGTCTGTAACGATGAGCGCGTCAGGGCCGGACTCCGCGAGCGCGGATTCGACATCCCAGAGGACACCGTCTTCCTCGCCGCCCAACACAACACCACCACCGACGAGGTGGAGCTGTACGACGGCAACGTCCCGGAGAGCCACGCCGCCGACCTCGACCGCCTGCGCGCGGACCTCGCCACGGCCCGCGAGCGCGCGACCGCCGAGCGCGTCTCCTCGATGGGCGTCGACGGGCCCGCGGCGGCCGCCGGATCCGCCGGGGTCGAGGAGACGGAACGCCGCGCCGCCGACTGGGCGGAGGCCCGTCCCGAGTGGGGGCTGGCCGGCAACGCGGGCTTCGTGATCGGACCGCGCGAACTGACCGGCGGGCTGAATCTCGACGGCCGGGCCTTCCTCCACTCGTATGACTGGTCGACTGACCCCGAGGGCGAGGCGCTCGAGGCGATCCTGACCGGGCCGATGGTCGTCACCCAGTGGATAAACGCCCAGTACTACTTCTCGACGGTCGACAACGCCGTGTACGGGAGCGGCTCGAAGGTGACGCAGAACCCCGTCGGCAACGTCGGCGTCTACCAGGGCAACGGCGGCGACCTGATGACCGGTCTCCCCCTCCAGTCGCTGATGATCGCGGACGACGAGCCCTACCACCAACCCCTCCGGCTCTCGACGGTCGTCCACGCCCCGGTCGACCGCGTCACCGACGTGCTGGCCGACCACGGGAAGCTGTCCGAACTGCTCGACAACGACTGGCTCTCGCTGACGGTCGTCGACCCGACGAGGGACCACCGCGCGTTCCGCTACGAGGAGGACCTCGAGTGGACGCCGGCGGTCGAGCGGTCCGAAGCCCCAGAGGCGTCCTCGCCCGCTCCCGCGGTCGCGGACGACTGACCGCGACTCGCCCGAGCGCGGGCGACTCGTCCGAGCGCGGGCGACTCGTCCGAGCGCGGCCCGCTCCGTTCCGGTCCGCGCAGGTCGGATCGCATCCGACAGCCGTATGCCGCCGCCGGCCGAACCGCGGGTAATGGACCGTCGAGTCCTGTTCGCGATACTGTTCCTGTTCGCCGGCGGCGCGACCGGCGTTGGCGTCGCCACGTTCGCGTTCGTCGGCGTCGACGACGCGAACGCCGAAGCCACGGTCGTCTGGGAGTCCGAGCCGGCCGCGGGCGACGACGGCACCGGGGCTGCGACCGTCGACGTCGACGGCGAGACGTGGGTCGTCCAGCCGACCGTCGAGGACGGCGAGCGCGCCGTGCGCGCGGTGACCCCCGGCGAGGGCCGGGCGTGGACGACCCGGATATCGGACGAGGCAGCCGCATCGGGCGATACCGCCGAACCGGGCGATACCTCCGGGGCGGTCGGCGAGAGCGGCGAGAATGGGACCGACCCGGTCGGGGTGAGCCGGCTCGCGACCGGCACGCTCGCCGGGGATCCGGTGGTCGCGCTGACGACCGCGTCGGGGCGACTGGTCGTGTTGAACGCCGCCGACGGCGACGAGCGGTTCGCCGTCGACCTCGGGGGCCCCGGCGGAGTCGCGCCGGCGCTCGGCGACCCGACCGGCGACGGGTCGACCCTCGTCGTCGCGGCCGCCGCGGACGGTTCCGTGCTCGCCGTCGACGCCGACGGCGACCCGGTCTTCGAGGCGTCGGTCGACGGGCGGGTCGAGCGTCGGCCCCTCGTCGTCGGACCCGACCCCGACCCCGACGGACGCGACGAGGGGATCCCCGGCGGCGTCGCGGTGTCGACGGCGGGAACGGACCCCGGAACCGTCCACTTCATCGGCGAGTCGGGCGAGACGCGCTGGACGCGGACGCCGACGGTGACGGCGGTGGGCTGGAACGCCGCGGTGACGCGCCGCGGTCCCGTCCTGACGCTCGGCGGGTCGAACGGGAACCTCGAGGCGCTGGAGGTCGCCGACGGCTCCTCGCGGTACGAGGTCGGCCTCCAGGACCGTCCCGTCGCGGTCGGAGAGGCCGACGACGGCCGGATCCTCGTCGGCGGCGTCGGGAGCATCTGGGCCGTCAGCCTGCTCGACGGCGAGGTCGTCTGGAAACAGCAGTACGGCGGGCAGACGCGCGTGAACGCGCCCGGAATCGGCCGGGTGACGGGCGACGACACGTTCGAGTCGGCCGCGGTCAATCGGGAGGGCGAGGTGCTCGGACTGACGCCCACCGGCGAGGTCGTCCTCCGGGGGAGCGTCCCGGAGACGGTCGTCTACGCGGGACCGCTGTTCGCCGACGCGGACGACGACGGGACCGACGAGGTACTGGTCGTCGACCAGAACGGCGTCGTGCGGGCGCTGTCGACGTAGCCGACCCTCGGCGGGGCGAAGTCCGTCCCGTCGGGAGTTCTTATACTCTCAGGATCGGTGAATCGACAAACGGAAGCGGGATGACGGACCGTTTTCACCGGAAACGAGGTGTGTCAACGAGGCGGCCGCTCGGCGGTCGTCGTCGGGTTACTTCGACGGAAGATCGGCCGGCATCGGTCGACGAAACGGCGCGGGAGGTTAGTGTGATTCGTCCTCGTACACCCACGCCGCGGTGTCGAGGCCGTAGTCGACGAGCTCGTCGTCGTCGAAGAACAGGTCGATCTCGCGTTCGTTCGCGCCCTCGTCCTCGTGGTCCGACGCGTGGATCACGTTGTGGCCGAGGTCGAGCCCGAAGTCGCCGCGGATCGTGCCGGGCGCGGACTCGGCGGGGTCGGTCTCGCCGACCATCGCGCGGACCTGCCGGGTCGCGTCCGCGCCCTCCCAGACCATCGCGAAGACGGGGCCGGAGGTGATGAACTCGACGAGGCCGTCGAAGAACGGCTTGTCGGCGTGTTCGCCGTAGTGCTCGTGTGCGAGCTCCTCGTCGATGCGCATGAACTTGCCGCCGACGAGCTTCAGCCCGCGCTCCTCGAACCGGGAGACGATCTCGCCGATGAGCCCGCGCTGGACCCCGTCGGGTTTGACCATCACGAAGGTGCGCTCGTCGTGGTGGC is part of the Halorubrum aethiopicum genome and encodes:
- a CDS encoding GNAT family N-acetyltransferase — its product is MVSLREASTEDATRMARIQSESLRRNAREEYTEEQLDRLAPPDPDADAIPDAEFSDDSRRPVVAEKDGAVVGWGSVHLDEDTLAATFVDPDHAGEGVGRAIVEELEDIARREGTAELVVPASLNAVGFYETLGFERRRRIDAGAPDTPEIPSIELTKELD
- a CDS encoding SLC13 family permease, with translation MVPPGVPTAALVVFALIGVALALFVSEVIPNDVTAIGIVVALAALEPWTGVGAREAISGFANTATVTIVAMYMLSAGVQRTGLVQRLGVHLARLTRGSETRALAATIGTTGPIAGVINNTPVVAVFIPMITDLARETGVSPSKLLLPLSYAAILGGTLTLIGTSTNLLASEFAATLLDRGPIGMFEFTALGAVVLVVGLAYLMTVGRWLTPARIPADVDLVEEFELEDFLAELEVGPESPLVDRPIEGLDDRTDAAVTPLRVRRNGETFLAAETDQRFRPGDVVVVNGSRTAVNRLWRRFGLERADRGGVTGETLADADSPDRLGKAVVPETSRFLGETLSEARLEAFHGMTVLAIRRGSDLIRTDLDEVTLEAGDLLLVQTTPESVEYFAESDDLLVIPEDALDRLDEADPEQIAPLSPETPVAVAIMVAVVGLAALDVLPIVIAALGGVFAMVVTGCLSSADAYDAVSWNVVFLLAGVIPLGLAMEATGGAALLAEALVATGAVLPLVAVLFLFYVVTGLLANVITPVATVVLMIPIAVDAAARLDASGFTFLLAVTFASATSFMTPVGYQTNLMVYGPGGYEFTDFLRVGGPLQLLLSVVTTLGIVAIWGI
- the eif1A gene encoding translation initiation factor eIF-1A, which gives rise to MSEESGRRNLRMPSDDEVFAVVTEHLGGNHVRLRCVDGKERLGRIPGRMKYRTWINEGDVVLAEPWSWQDEKANVEWRYTDDQADQLRREGHIE
- a CDS encoding Lrp/AsnC family transcriptional regulator, whose translation is MASREIDDVDKAILYALQEDARNASSGDIAERTDTSDSTVRKRIRRLESDGVIKGYSANVDYQRSGYPLRMLLYCTASIPERGDLIPDVLAIDGVVSVQELVTGEQNLLVTAVGETDGDITSVAQKLLDMGLTVADEVLVRTHETTPFGEFDAGNRPTDDA
- a CDS encoding proton-conducting transporter transmembrane domain-containing protein yields the protein MSGRTSNPTVGALPDATADSPVVPVALTWLVWSLFAASVVVLFARVRLDAAWEVPGVVGIDGLTALMWVVVTFFSGVVHSYSRRYMAGSAHEVDFFLAVFGFTVTVMALVAADHVVLFALAWLTMGLVMARLVGTMDGWKQARVAANVARTYFLASSALLAVSLATLWHATGATTVSGIAAAADGLGGPTWAVAAIALVLAAMIQSALVPFHGWLLSSMTAPTPASALMHAGFVNAGGVLLIRFAPVVTVDAALMLGIVVVGATSALLGKLLKAVQSDVKSELACSTVGQMGFMIMQAGLGFFGAAVTHLILHGFYKAYHFLGAGGRIERTAPTGGEPRETSAAGVAVVLATGLAGGATFAALTGKGTSVDSGLLLVAFVVLTTLHAARGAVDRVSLPATVRYGAVPAVFLPAIAVYALVYEAVSAVLSGLPVVAAPTELRALHVLVALAFGAAYVAMEAGLHERSRRLYVALVNASRPHSGTLLTSTGEYDEH
- a CDS encoding DUF2309 domain-containing protein, producing MSTDRAVEDGIERAAATVGSVWPIHSFVTANPLAGFEDVSFDEAVAQASDLFGGRGYPRPETLRAALADGRIDREVLDAELAARGLEERPEALLERMDAADGPGPDAEPADPDAERVDRVLTKWLSAFLDEGSAKWPMPDREDGFYDAFRSVAPHDGRIPDDGVVADLPASPLAAIESALEPYPESQWVPLFEEQFAALPGWTGLIKRRADDEGEWQSAFPITLEGYLAVRLALADGFGVDLEPSTGPDETGTETGDEVADAFLCAWEASYRGEIVEHVAAESEALAAAGPSADAPEADAPAADRPDAQLVFCIDTRSEVIRRHLEATGAYETHGYAGFFGVPIEYRGYGSEASVDACPPILDPQHRITETPTDEDARASRDRWSTLREAAGGIVEALKGNPATAFGFVENAGGGYGAALAARTLVPGRVRDLLGRVGDAVPDDHEFCEPALDHEHADGDLPAGLTHEEKLEYAATAFELMGWETFGRLVVFTGHASETTNNPYDSSLDCGACAGNPGGPNARVLAVVCNDERVRAGLRERGFDIPEDTVFLAAQHNTTTDEVELYDGNVPESHAADLDRLRADLATARERATAERVSSMGVDGPAAAAGSAGVEETERRAADWAEARPEWGLAGNAGFVIGPRELTGGLNLDGRAFLHSYDWSTDPEGEALEAILTGPMVVTQWINAQYYFSTVDNAVYGSGSKVTQNPVGNVGVYQGNGGDLMTGLPLQSLMIADDEPYHQPLRLSTVVHAPVDRVTDVLADHGKLSELLDNDWLSLTVVDPTRDHRAFRYEEDLEWTPAVERSEAPEASSPAPAVADD
- a CDS encoding outer membrane protein assembly factor BamB family protein, whose amino-acid sequence is MDRRVLFAILFLFAGGATGVGVATFAFVGVDDANAEATVVWESEPAAGDDGTGAATVDVDGETWVVQPTVEDGERAVRAVTPGEGRAWTTRISDEAAASGDTAEPGDTSGAVGESGENGTDPVGVSRLATGTLAGDPVVALTTASGRLVVLNAADGDERFAVDLGGPGGVAPALGDPTGDGSTLVVAAAADGSVLAVDADGDPVFEASVDGRVERRPLVVGPDPDPDGRDEGIPGGVAVSTAGTDPGTVHFIGESGETRWTRTPTVTAVGWNAAVTRRGPVLTLGGSNGNLEALEVADGSSRYEVGLQDRPVAVGEADDGRILVGGVGSIWAVSLLDGEVVWKQQYGGQTRVNAPGIGRVTGDDTFESAAVNREGEVLGLTPTGEVVLRGSVPETVVYAGPLFADADDDGTDEVLVVDQNGVVRALST
- the ndk gene encoding nucleoside-diphosphate kinase, which produces MSHHDERTFVMVKPDGVQRGLIGEIVSRFEERGLKLVGGKFMRIDEELAHEHYGEHADKPFFDGLVEFITSGPVFAMVWEGADATRQVRAMVGETDPAESAPGTIRGDFGLDLGHNVIHASDHEDEGANEREIDLFFDDDELVDYGLDTAAWVYEDESH